Genomic window (Mesotoga infera):
CCCTCCGCACTGATCATAATCCCAATGGAGATCACAATCATCAAAACTCGCTGTCAGAGAGTTATAATCAAGTTAAGCAGTATCTTCTGAGAATAACGACTCGGGTGTTGAGGTGGAACTACGGTGGATAGGAGCAAGAAGCAGCCTCGCGCAGTAAGTAAGAAAAAGAAAGTTCTTGACAGAATTGACGGGCATGATGCTCTTCTTATATTGAAAGCCTTGGCCAGCGAAGATCGGAGCATTGCAAAACGTATTGAACAAATCGCATTGGAATACTTGCGCGATATAGATGTCGAGAACGTTGCTTCTCAAGTGTACTATGCGTTGGAAGGAATTGAAGTTGAGGATCTCTGGGAACAGTCAGGCAGCGTGAGGTATGGGTATGTGGAACCGTCAGATAGAGCGTGGGAAATGTTTGAAGAGGCTTTAGAACCATTCACAAATGAATTGAACAGATATTTCGACCTTTCACTGGACAACGAGGCGAAGAAATACTGCATGGGTATTCTGAAAGGGATTAACCAGTTCGGCAAAGAATCAACATCTCAGTTCAAAGACTGGGTAGAAGATGCTCCAGATGAGCTTTTCGAAAGGGTCTTGGATGACTGGAAGAAGGCCTGCAAAAATCCTGAGCATATACAGGAAATGGAAGACTTCATCGAACAAGGTCTGGGAAAGTGACGGTTTGGAAGAAGACGAACAGAAGCTGGGAGCTTGGAAGAAAGGTGCACACATATCTTGATCTTGACAACAAGCCAATAATCGACTTTTCACCCTTTTTCATACGTACCCCAACCACTGTTATATGAGTGCGGATAGACCACTCTGCAGTTAGTGACTGCTATAACGAACATATTTTGCTATTAATGTCCAGTATATAGGACGCAATTTCATATTATCGCTGTAGAGACCATTGGATAAGGAACGCAGAGCTGGTATGTTCTGCAACAAACAGCAAAGCTGTATCAGTCGTTCGGGGTGTTTATATGCTGCATATGGATCTCTTTCTCTTCTTCCCCACTGTGCGTTGTTGCTTTCAGATCGTGAGAATAGCTTCATGTCTGATATTTTGTCCGATTTGAAACCAGGTAATAGAGTTATGAAAGCGGTGAGAGCTGTAATGAATCAGAATGATTGAAAATAGAATCGAAGCGCAGTCACTTCAATTTTGCCTTCCGGTGAACTTTCTTCATCTTCGAAATTGATTTCTTCCTCTCAATGAGTACTTCCCCGGACACATTCCGCAAATCGACCTCAATTACCATTTCCGATAAACTGCCGATATATTTCCGATAATCCATATCTTCGATTCTTGTTCGAAGGATCGAGTACTTCGAGAAAGCCTTTTTGGACCCACTTGTTTACCATGTTTCTCGCCATTCTCTCTGAAAGCCCCAGGTTGTTTGCCAGCTCTCTTACAGTCAAGAAATCTCTTGAAGCGAACATAGAGAGCACGTTCTTCTGGCGATGGTCAAGCCTTCTCAAGAGCACGGGGTCTGAAGGAATCGCTCCTTGAGTGAGGACTTCATTTCCAGCTGCTTCGAAAACCTTTGCGAGCAATTCCACGAAGTATCCAACCCAGCCGGTGAGGTCGGCTTTCTCTCTTCCTTCATAATAGTTGTGGTGAGGATGGGTGACTAGAGAGTTGTAATAGAGCTGAAGGTCGCTAGCGTGGTACTCCTCTAGAGAAAAGATTCCGTTCAGTCCATAGCCTTCCTTTTGAAGAATGAAGGTAGACAGGAGTCTTGCGGTTCTTCCATTCCCGTCGTAAAAGGGATGAATAGTAACGAATTGGTAGTGAACGAGCGCGGCGATCAGCGGGACAGGAGTTTTGTTCCTGGCATCTTGTTCCCAGCTGACGAGTCCTCTCATAAGTTCTGGAGAATCCTTTGCTTCCGGAGGAAGGTAGATGATCGCATTAGTCAGTGAGTCTCTAATTACGTTTTGTTCGCTTCGATACGCAGAGGGCTTTGCTCTGAGACCCTTTTCGACAATCGAGTGCGTTTTTTTAATAATATATTCATCGAACGGTCTGAGTTCTTGAGCCCACTCCTCGATTTTTAGGAGGGCATCCCAATAGTTCTTCACTTCTCTTGCATCCCTAGCTTTTTCTTGTGTGATCCTCTGATTATTTACAACATCGCGCGCTTCCTGGAGAGTCAGGCGATTGCCTTCTATCTGTGTTGAAAAGTGGGTCGATCGGATCCTTGCGCTTTCTCTAATTCTCGAAAGAGAGCTTAAAGGAATCTGTGCGTTCTCAACTTGAATCCTTATCTTTTCTATGGTCATGAGATCTGAGGCTATCTTATCGGTAATTGAGTATTGGGGGTCCCACTTCACTTTCACAACCATCTCTCCTCTCATCACACTTCAATTATACTGGATTTCCGATAAACTGCCGATATATTTCCAATAAGAGAGAGACTCAAGGCTGGCTTCGCCAGGAAGTGATGCTGGAATAAGACATCAGACGCAACGCTGGGCAAGCACGACCCAGGTCGCAATGCCGGCTAAGAACATGCCGGGACGCAAGGCTGGCGAAGATCACGCCAGGTCGCAAGGCTGCCTTCGGCAGGAGGCAACAAAATGGCTAGTGAAGGCTTCGCCTTCGCCAGTACCACTTCGTGGTGCCAGTCTCGCCTTCAGTGAGCCCAGTCATTGCAGGCAGTGGCGAGAAAAACTAAGAAAACATTAAACCGATTTGACGAGTCCAGTTCAGATTTCGTTGGGCGAAGAAGGCGCTTAACGCTGCAAAAGTTCGGTCATCGCTTGATATAACACGCTGGACGCTGTGAAGAGCCGTCCTTAGTTATTGGTCACGGATCATGAGCCAGTCCATGGATATAATCGAAAGCGCTTGAAAGGACAGAAGGAATCTTTCTAAACGAACCCGTCTGAGAATGCTGGCAGATCGTTGAATTCAGTTGAAGCTCTTTAGGTTTGCGAAAACCTGTCAGAAATAGTGTAATTATCTGCTTGGGAGGAAATCCTCAATAAGAAGCCATTTCCAGATAGGGATCAGCTCAATGGTCTTGTCGTGAATCTTCAGCGTGTCTTCAATGTCGCTGTTGAGAAGTATCCTGCGGGATCTCTCGCCCTCGAATTCGAGTAATCCCCGGAGTTCACGTTCTCTCAAATCGAGATCATCCAGATTTGACATTGTGACATTGATAACCAGATCGCCAGTTTTTCCAG
Coding sequences:
- a CDS encoding Fic family protein, with the protein product MVVKVKWDPQYSITDKIASDLMTIEKIRIQVENAQIPLSSLSRIRESARIRSTHFSTQIEGNRLTLQEARDVVNNQRITQEKARDAREVKNYWDALLKIEEWAQELRPFDEYIIKKTHSIVEKGLRAKPSAYRSEQNVIRDSLTNAIIYLPPEAKDSPELMRGLVSWEQDARNKTPVPLIAALVHYQFVTIHPFYDGNGRTARLLSTFILQKEGYGLNGIFSLEEYHASDLQLYYNSLVTHPHHNYYEGREKADLTGWVGYFVELLAKVFEAAGNEVLTQGAIPSDPVLLRRLDHRQKNVLSMFASRDFLTVRELANNLGLSERMARNMVNKWVQKGFLEVLDPSNKNRRYGLSEIYRQFIGNGN